The Bacteroidia bacterium genome has a segment encoding these proteins:
- a CDS encoding DUF4249 family protein, producing the protein MNRILTIILFSISWIMISCEKEITVDLPTPESKIVIEGAIEEGQLAWVFVTMNAPYFDPVDSVALLNMIKFNARVSVTDGVTTDSLTITYDPYVFPKFKYVGSTIIGQTGKTYWLKVEIGDKIYTSHTGIYPTVKIDSLKFKVDRNQDSLGFVWLYLIDPDTLGNYYRIFTKVLGRDSIYLRPYPSVTDDKFFNGQFCEYSLERGRNPLEDNMYDNRGLDSAGVSRFYFRKGETVVVKLCTIDAFHYDFWYSVEQQFMTDGNPFASPITARTNISGGALGVWGGYGVYLDTLHIPN; encoded by the coding sequence ATGAACAGAATATTAACTATTATATTATTTTCAATTTCGTGGATAATGATTTCCTGTGAAAAGGAAATTACAGTTGATTTACCCACACCTGAATCAAAAATTGTTATTGAAGGAGCAATTGAAGAAGGGCAATTAGCTTGGGTTTTTGTAACAATGAACGCTCCATATTTTGATCCGGTTGACTCTGTTGCATTGTTAAATATGATTAAATTTAATGCCAGAGTTTCTGTTACAGATGGTGTGACAACTGATTCGTTAACTATCACTTATGATCCTTATGTCTTTCCTAAATTCAAATATGTTGGGAGTACAATAATTGGGCAAACAGGAAAAACATACTGGTTAAAAGTTGAGATAGGTGATAAAATTTATACGTCGCATACCGGAATTTATCCGACAGTAAAAATAGACAGTTTAAAATTTAAAGTTGATAGAAATCAGGATTCTTTAGGTTTTGTTTGGCTTTATCTTATTGATCCGGATACATTAGGTAATTATTATCGGATTTTTACAAAAGTTTTAGGACGAGATAGTATTTATCTTAGACCTTATCCTTCTGTAACCGATGATAAATTTTTTAACGGACAATTTTGCGAATATTCATTAGAAAGAGGTCGTAATCCACTAGAAGATAATATGTATGATAATAGAGGGCTTGATTCAGCAGGTGTTTCACGGTTTTATTTCAGAAAGGGCGAAACTGTAGTGGTAAAGCTTTGTACAATAGATGCTTTTCATTACGATTTTTGGTATTCGGTTGAACAGCAGTTTATGACTGATGGCAATCCGTTTGCCTCTCCAATTACTGCCAGAACAAATATTTCTGGTGGAGCTCTTGGAGTTTGGGGTGGATATGGAGTATATTTAGATACACTTCATATCCCGAATTAG
- a CDS encoding TonB-dependent receptor — translation MIQIALVFFTVEAFGQKYTISGYVREKRTGEDLVGANIYVKELSKGTVTNSYGFFSLTLPKGEYQLVVSYIGYRDFTQKIKLDKDLKINISQEEAVIIGNEVVVTGEKTNKNIESIEMSSFKLPIEKIKSIPAFMGEVDILKTIQLMPGVSSGGEGNAGFYVRGGGPDQNLILLDEAIVYNASHLFGFFSVFNADAVKDVNLIKGGMPANYGGRLSSVLDVTMKDGNNQKLQVDGGIGVISSRLTIQGPIKKDTCSFIVSGRRTYVDVIVKPFLKPNYQGTGYYFYDLNTKINYRFTDKDRVFLSGYFGRDVFSYKNKKDGFTMRFPWGNATTSLRWNHLFNDKLFLNTTATFSDYKFEFQGEMDDFEFKLFSGVRDFSVKTDFTWIPGILHNVKFGANYIYHIFTPSSATARIGGTDFNTGATIRYYANDASVYVTDEYDLSEYVKISAGVRGTLFQQIGPFTRYLRDELGRNQDTAYYKRGEVLVTYKHAEPRASIRLVVNKTSSIKASFTQNYQYIHLASMSSATLPTDIWMPSTQLIKPQFATQYALGYFKNFKKDMFETSVEVYYKRITNLIDYKEGATSDDNMANNPDNNFTFGKGTSYGAEFFFKKRVGKATGWVGYTLAKTVRQFDDVNLGKEYPAKYDRRHDLSVTCTYELNDRWSFGAVFIYATGDATTLPVARYMIEGRIINEYGERNSFRMAAYNRADVSITYNFPVKNKKWEKLLNFSVYNVYNRKNPYMIYFNSDVDLEHYSIKTTAKQISLFSILPALTFNFKF, via the coding sequence CTGATACAAATTGCATTAGTCTTTTTTACAGTAGAAGCTTTTGGGCAGAAGTATACAATTAGTGGCTATGTTCGCGAGAAACGCACAGGTGAAGATCTTGTTGGTGCAAATATTTATGTAAAAGAATTATCAAAAGGAACTGTAACTAACAGTTATGGTTTTTTTTCTCTTACTCTGCCAAAGGGTGAATATCAGTTAGTAGTTTCTTATATCGGTTACAGAGATTTTACTCAGAAAATTAAACTTGATAAAGATTTAAAAATAAATATTAGTCAGGAAGAAGCTGTAATTATAGGTAACGAAGTTGTTGTAACAGGTGAGAAGACAAATAAAAATATTGAGAGTATTGAAATGTCATCTTTTAAACTTCCAATAGAAAAAATAAAATCTATTCCCGCTTTCATGGGCGAAGTGGATATTTTAAAAACCATTCAGTTAATGCCCGGTGTTTCTTCAGGTGGTGAGGGTAATGCAGGTTTTTATGTTAGAGGAGGAGGTCCTGATCAAAATCTGATTTTACTTGACGAGGCAATAGTATATAATGCAAGTCATTTGTTTGGATTTTTTTCGGTTTTTAATGCCGATGCAGTAAAGGATGTTAATTTAATTAAAGGTGGAATGCCTGCAAATTACGGAGGAAGGCTGTCTTCTGTGCTTGATGTTACAATGAAAGATGGTAATAATCAAAAATTGCAGGTTGATGGAGGAATAGGTGTTATTTCATCAAGATTAACTATTCAGGGTCCAATTAAAAAAGATACTTGTTCGTTTATTGTTTCGGGAAGAAGAACATATGTTGATGTTATAGTTAAGCCATTTTTAAAGCCAAATTATCAGGGTACAGGATATTATTTTTACGATTTAAATACAAAAATAAATTATCGGTTTACCGATAAAGACAGAGTTTTTTTAAGCGGGTATTTCGGAAGGGATGTTTTTTCGTACAAAAATAAAAAAGATGGTTTTACAATGAGGTTCCCTTGGGGAAATGCAACTACATCATTAAGGTGGAATCATTTATTTAACGATAAACTATTTTTGAATACCACAGCAACATTCAGCGATTATAAATTCGAATTTCAGGGAGAGATGGACGATTTTGAGTTTAAGTTATTCAGTGGTGTTCGTGACTTTAGTGTAAAAACAGATTTTACATGGATACCAGGAATATTGCATAATGTTAAATTTGGTGCAAATTATATTTATCATATTTTTACTCCAAGCAGTGCAACCGCAAGAATTGGAGGAACCGATTTTAATACCGGTGCAACTATCAGATATTATGCTAATGATGCTTCAGTATATGTTACTGATGAATACGATTTAAGTGAATATGTGAAAATTTCTGCAGGGGTAAGAGGAACACTTTTTCAGCAGATTGGACCTTTTACACGTTACTTGCGAGATGAGTTAGGCAGAAATCAGGATACCGCTTATTATAAAAGAGGAGAGGTTCTTGTTACATATAAACATGCTGAACCCAGAGCCTCAATTAGGCTCGTTGTTAATAAAACATCTTCGATAAAAGCAAGTTTTACGCAGAACTATCAGTATATTCATCTTGCAAGTATGTCGTCGGCAACATTACCTACGGATATATGGATGCCAAGTACACAATTAATAAAACCGCAGTTTGCCACACAATATGCACTTGGTTATTTTAAAAATTTTAAAAAGGACATGTTTGAAACATCTGTAGAGGTTTATTATAAAAGAATAACAAATCTTATCGATTATAAAGAAGGAGCAACGTCAGATGATAACATGGCAAATAATCCTGATAATAATTTTACATTTGGAAAAGGGACTTCTTATGGAGCAGAATTTTTCTTTAAAAAACGTGTAGGTAAAGCTACCGGATGGGTAGGATATACTCTTGCAAAAACAGTAAGGCAATTTGATGATGTTAATTTAGGAAAAGAATATCCTGCAAAATATGACCGCAGACATGATCTTTCAGTAACTTGCACATATGAACTTAATGATAGATGGTCTTTTGGAGCAGTATTTATTTATGCTACTGGAGATGCAACAACATTGCCGGTTGCGAGATATATGATAGAAGGCAGAATAATAAACGAATATGGTGAAAGAAATTCATTCAGAATGGCTGCTTATAACAGAGCTGATGTGTCAATAACATATAATTTTCCTGTTAAAAACAAGAAATGGGAAAAATTACTTAATTTTTCTGTGTATAATGTTTATAATAGAAAAAACCCATATATGATTTATTTTAATTCAGATGTTGATCTTGAGCATTATTCTATTAAAACAACTGCCAAACAAATTTCACTCTTCTCTATTTTGCCGGCTTTAACATTTAATTTTAAGTTTTAA
- a CDS encoding LexA family transcriptional regulator, giving the protein MNNYLGLNIRHLRKVRELTQDQLADKLGVNRAMIGSYEEGRAVPKLEALRTISHYFNVTIDNLVNTDLSSEKNNNVSHNVDIAGKGLRVLTTLVDRDNEELITLVPVKASAGYLNGYADPDFIESLPRFNLPLLELSKNRTYRAFQIKGNSMQPIPSGSYIICEYLQNWSEVKDGKTYVLITQDDGVVYKRLYNNEHDTIVLKSDNPEYDPYTLPVSTISEVWKALGYICFSLPEPDEMHMGKLTAMVYKMQSELEDLKKDKKN; this is encoded by the coding sequence ATGAATAATTATTTAGGTCTTAATATTAGACACTTACGAAAAGTTAGGGAGCTTACACAAGATCAACTTGCCGACAAGTTAGGTGTAAATCGTGCGATGATTGGTTCTTATGAGGAAGGTCGTGCAGTTCCAAAACTTGAAGCTCTGCGAACTATTTCACATTATTTCAACGTAACTATCGACAATCTTGTGAATACCGATTTGAGTTCCGAAAAAAATAATAATGTTAGCCATAATGTTGACATTGCGGGCAAAGGTTTAAGGGTACTAACTACTCTTGTTGACCGTGATAACGAGGAACTTATTACACTGGTTCCGGTAAAGGCTTCGGCAGGTTATTTGAATGGTTATGCCGATCCGGATTTTATTGAGAGTTTACCCAGATTTAACCTGCCTCTTTTAGAACTCAGCAAAAATAGAACTTATAGGGCATTTCAGATAAAAGGTAACAGTATGCAGCCGATACCTTCAGGCTCGTACATCATCTGTGAATATTTGCAAAACTGGAGCGAAGTAAAAGATGGCAAAACGTATGTGCTGATTACGCAGGACGATGGAGTAGTTTATAAGCGTCTTTATAACAATGAGCATGATACAATAGTATTAAAATCGGACAACCCTGAATATGACCCTTACACTTTACCTGTAAGCACTATTTCTGAGGTATGGAAAGCGTTAGGTTATATTTGCTTTTCATTACCAGAACCAGATGAAATGCATATGGGAAAATTAACTGCAATGGTTTACAAAATGCAAAGTGAACTTGAAGATTTGAAAAAGGATAAGAAAAATTAA
- a CDS encoding putative DNA modification/repair radical SAM protein, which translates to MKEEVIKKLEILAGAAKYDVSCSSSGSNRSNTNKGIGNAAYCGICHSFTEDGRCVSLLKVMMTNYCMYDCAYCANRKSNDIERTALSVDELTELTISFYRRNYIEGLFLSSGVVKSPDHTMSLMTRVAKNLRTLHNYNGYIHLKSIPGASPELIRQAGLYADRLSVNIEIPTEANLKLLAPEKDYTSIYTPMNSIHQGILENKEDTKKIRSIPKFVPAGQSTQLIIGATPDTDNHILSLASNLYQHQQLKRVYYSGYIPINTNDSRLPAIITPPLVRENRLYQSDWLIRFYSFKVDEIVNEKHPNLDLDIDPKLSYALRNPWMFPIDINKAPYELILRVPGIGVNSARLIIASRQFGKINSYQLQKMGVVMKRARYFITCNELSSPTVNEIKPENLKLLLMKQLPKAKKVKYPGQLKLFDVA; encoded by the coding sequence ATGAAAGAAGAAGTAATAAAAAAACTGGAGATTCTTGCAGGTGCAGCCAAATACGATGTCTCCTGTTCATCGAGTGGCAGCAATCGCAGTAACACAAATAAAGGAATTGGAAACGCAGCATACTGCGGTATCTGCCACAGTTTTACCGAAGATGGTCGATGTGTTTCGCTACTAAAAGTAATGATGACAAATTATTGTATGTACGATTGTGCATATTGTGCAAATCGCAAAAGCAATGATATTGAAAGAACAGCTTTATCGGTTGATGAACTTACAGAACTCACAATTTCTTTTTACAGAAGAAACTATATTGAAGGTTTATTCCTTAGTTCGGGTGTAGTAAAAAGCCCAGACCATACAATGTCGCTAATGACTAGGGTAGCAAAAAACCTACGAACCTTGCATAATTATAATGGTTACATACATCTGAAAAGTATTCCGGGTGCAAGTCCTGAATTAATTCGCCAAGCTGGTCTTTATGCCGACAGGTTAAGTGTAAATATTGAAATACCGACAGAAGCCAATTTAAAATTACTTGCTCCTGAAAAAGATTACACCAGCATATATACTCCCATGAATTCAATTCATCAGGGAATACTCGAAAACAAAGAAGATACAAAAAAAATTCGTTCAATTCCGAAGTTTGTTCCTGCAGGACAAAGCACACAGCTTATTATTGGTGCTACTCCGGATACAGATAACCACATTTTAAGTCTTGCTTCAAACCTTTACCAGCACCAACAGTTAAAGCGTGTATATTACTCTGGTTATATTCCAATAAACACCAACGACAGCAGACTTCCTGCAATTATAACTCCGCCTTTGGTTAGAGAAAACCGGCTTTACCAATCAGATTGGCTTATTCGATTTTATTCATTTAAAGTTGATGAAATCGTAAATGAAAAACACCCAAACCTTGATCTTGACATAGACCCAAAATTAAGTTATGCTCTTCGTAATCCATGGATGTTTCCCATAGATATTAACAAAGCACCTTATGAACTTATTCTAAGGGTTCCTGGTATAGGAGTAAATTCTGCCAGACTAATAATTGCATCAAGACAGTTTGGAAAAATTAATTCGTATCAACTTCAAAAAATGGGAGTTGTTATGAAACGTGCACGTTACTTTATTACCTGTAACGAACTTTCTTCGCCAACTGTGAACGAAATTAAACCCGAAAATCTGAAACTCTTATTGATGAAACAACTCCCAAAAGCAAAAAAAGTAAAATATCCTGGACAATTAAAATTATTTGATGTTGCATAA
- a CDS encoding TIGR03915 family putative DNA repair protein, which produces MNTWIYDNSFEGFLTLVFNCYELNIFPDIIKGNRNNQPSIFPESYEVITDETKAKRVWNGLHKKISNSSCQLLYHAFLSEICDVELMILHYIREVFESPINIELNFGNHYILEMLKMDKKVTREAQRVLMFTRFQKTTDEIYYASFDPKYNVLPLTINHFENRFADQKWIVYDTRRNYGFYYDLINSTEFRFTENTINRNTGTIDKSMMAEDEQLFQELWKSYFKSMCIKERINPKLHMQLLPKRFWKYLTEKQNNE; this is translated from the coding sequence ATGAATACCTGGATTTACGATAATAGTTTTGAAGGATTTCTTACACTTGTGTTTAATTGTTATGAATTAAATATATTTCCAGATATTATTAAAGGAAACAGAAATAATCAACCTTCAATATTCCCCGAAAGCTATGAAGTAATAACAGATGAAACAAAAGCAAAAAGGGTCTGGAACGGACTACACAAGAAAATTTCAAATAGTAGTTGCCAATTGTTATACCATGCATTTCTTTCAGAAATATGCGATGTAGAGTTAATGATTTTACACTACATAAGGGAAGTATTTGAATCACCGATAAACATTGAATTAAATTTCGGCAATCATTACATTCTCGAAATGCTTAAAATGGATAAAAAAGTAACCCGAGAAGCACAGCGGGTTCTAATGTTTACAAGATTCCAGAAAACTACTGACGAAATTTATTATGCCTCATTCGACCCAAAATACAATGTTTTACCTTTAACCATAAATCATTTCGAAAACAGATTTGCCGATCAGAAATGGATTGTTTATGATACACGTCGTAATTATGGATTTTATTACGATTTAATAAACTCGACAGAATTCAGGTTTACTGAAAACACAATAAATCGAAACACAGGCACAATAGACAAAAGCATGATGGCAGAAGATGAACAACTCTTCCAGGAACTATGGAAAAGTTATTTTAAATCAATGTGTATAAAGGAGAGAATAAATCCGAAACTTCATATGCAACTTTTACCAAAACGTTTCTGGAAATACCTTACCGAGAAACAAAACAATGAATAA
- a CDS encoding VOC family protein: MKKVTGVGGIFFKCKDPEKIKEWYKKHLGFNTDQYGTNFEWRQGEDTTKKGFTQWSPFAEKTKYFEPSTKEFMINYRVENLEALVEELKKDGVTIVDSIEVYEYGKFIHILDIEGNKIELWEPEDIEYAKITGGLTK, translated from the coding sequence ATGAAGAAAGTAACAGGTGTTGGAGGTATCTTTTTTAAGTGTAAAGATCCTGAGAAAATAAAGGAATGGTATAAAAAACATTTAGGTTTTAACACCGATCAGTACGGGACTAATTTTGAATGGAGACAGGGCGAAGATACAACTAAAAAGGGGTTTACACAATGGAGTCCTTTTGCCGAAAAAACAAAATATTTTGAGCCTTCAACAAAAGAGTTTATGATAAATTACAGAGTTGAAAATCTTGAAGCTCTTGTTGAGGAGCTAAAAAAGGATGGGGTTACAATTGTTGATTCAATAGAAGTATATGAATATGGTAAATTTATTCACATATTAGATATTGAAGGAAACAAAATTGAATTATGGGAACCCGAAGATATAGAATATGCAAAGATAACAGGTGGATTAACTAAATAA
- a CDS encoding cation transporter: MSTGNGSLKAIFFALGGNLVIAIIKFIVAFITASSAMLAEAIHSFADCTNQIFLLIGNKRSAKPATEQHPFGYGKEEYFWGFMVAILLFFVGAIFSVYEGVHKLFAPSEINHVYWSFGVLIVAIIIEAKSFHVAYTEFNKLFKGVRFVTALKESTDTNLFVILVEDFAALAGLIVVLISTLLAWLVNPVFDAIGSVFVGLILATVSVFLTNELRKLIIGENIPRDLRHKLKAKVAENSIVKHVNCINAMVMGRGRFLLIISVDVENNASGQEIECQLNEIRKDLLAISSNILSVYIDVRDLNRNTH, encoded by the coding sequence ATGTCAACAGGAAACGGATCATTAAAAGCTATATTTTTTGCACTGGGTGGAAATCTGGTTATTGCAATAATTAAATTTATAGTTGCATTTATTACAGCAAGTTCTGCCATGCTTGCCGAAGCAATACATTCTTTTGCCGACTGTACCAATCAGATTTTTTTATTAATCGGCAATAAGCGTTCTGCTAAACCGGCAACAGAGCAGCATCCATTTGGTTATGGAAAAGAAGAGTATTTCTGGGGTTTTATGGTTGCAATATTATTGTTTTTTGTTGGAGCAATATTTTCTGTTTATGAAGGAGTGCATAAATTATTTGCTCCCTCAGAAATTAATCATGTTTATTGGTCGTTTGGGGTTTTAATAGTTGCAATAATAATTGAAGCCAAATCTTTTCACGTTGCATATACCGAGTTTAACAAATTATTTAAAGGAGTAAGATTTGTTACAGCACTTAAAGAATCAACAGATACTAATTTATTTGTAATACTTGTTGAAGATTTTGCTGCTCTTGCAGGTTTAATAGTAGTTTTAATATCAACATTATTAGCCTGGCTTGTAAATCCTGTGTTTGATGCCATTGGAAGTGTTTTTGTGGGATTAATTTTAGCTACTGTTTCTGTGTTTTTAACAAATGAATTACGAAAACTTATTATTGGTGAAAATATTCCGCGTGATTTACGACATAAATTAAAAGCAAAAGTCGCCGAAAATAGCATAGTGAAACATGTTAATTGTATTAATGCAATGGTAATGGGTAGAGGTAGGTTCTTACTTATAATTTCTGTTGATGTTGAGAATAATGCTTCCGGACAGGAAATAGAATGTCAGTTAAATGAGATACGAAAAGATTTGTTGGCAATAAGCTCCAATATACTTTCAGTTTATATAGATGTTAGGGATTTAAACAGAAATACTCATTAA
- the lepA gene encoding elongation factor 4 — translation MKHIRNFCIIAHIDHGKSTLADRLLEETGTVIGKDLQAQVLDDMDIERERGITIKSHAIQMSYKENGQNYILNLIDTPGHVDFSYEVSRAIASCEGALLVVDATQGIQAQTISNLYQAIDHNLEVIPVLNKMDMASAMPEEVKDQIIDLIGCKREDIIEVSARTGKGIQDVLNAIIKRCPAPKGDPNGPLQALIFDSVFNSFRGIIAYFRILNGTLKKGEHVKFVNTEHDYHADEIGVLKLKLSPRDMISAGDVGYIISGIKSAKEVKVGDTITHVENPCDSAVAGFENVKSMVFAGIYPVDADDYEELRASLEKLQLNDASLTFIPESSAALGFGFRGGFLGLLHMEIVQERLDREFDMDVITTVPNVSYKVVTTKGEKLDVHNPSGLPAPTLIDFIEEPYIKAQVITKTEYVGAIMNLCIDKRGVLLSQTYLTTDRVEINFEMPLAEIVFDFYDKLKSISKGYASFDYHPTEYKQAKLVKLDILLNGEQVDALSTLIHFDNAYPFGRRMCEKLKELIPRQQYEVAIQAAIGSKIIARETISAMRKDVTAKCYGGDISRKRKLLEKQKKGKKRMRQIGTVEVPQSAFLAVLKLD, via the coding sequence ATGAAACATATTCGTAATTTTTGCATTATAGCTCACATCGATCATGGAAAAAGCACACTTGCCGACCGTTTACTAGAAGAAACAGGAACTGTTATTGGCAAGGACTTACAAGCACAGGTACTCGACGATATGGACATTGAACGTGAGCGTGGCATAACCATAAAGAGCCATGCCATTCAAATGAGCTATAAAGAAAATGGACAGAATTATATTTTAAATTTAATTGATACTCCCGGTCATGTCGATTTCAGTTACGAAGTTTCCCGCGCTATTGCGTCATGTGAAGGCGCATTACTAGTAGTTGATGCAACACAAGGCATTCAGGCACAAACTATTTCAAATTTATATCAGGCAATTGATCACAATCTTGAAGTAATTCCGGTTTTAAATAAAATGGACATGGCATCAGCAATGCCCGAGGAAGTTAAAGACCAGATTATTGATTTAATCGGTTGTAAACGCGAAGATATTATTGAAGTAAGCGCCAGAACAGGAAAAGGAATACAGGATGTTTTAAATGCTATAATAAAAAGATGTCCTGCTCCTAAAGGTGATCCAAACGGACCATTACAGGCACTTATTTTCGATTCTGTATTTAATTCATTCCGCGGAATTATTGCTTATTTCAGAATTTTAAATGGTACTTTAAAAAAAGGAGAACACGTTAAATTTGTTAACACCGAGCACGATTATCATGCTGATGAAATAGGAGTCTTAAAATTAAAATTAAGCCCAAGAGATATGATTAGCGCAGGCGATGTGGGCTATATTATTTCAGGAATAAAAAGTGCTAAAGAAGTAAAAGTTGGTGACACAATTACACATGTTGAAAACCCTTGCGATAGTGCAGTTGCCGGATTCGAGAATGTAAAATCTATGGTTTTTGCAGGTATTTACCCTGTAGATGCCGACGATTACGAAGAATTAAGAGCATCTCTTGAAAAACTTCAGTTAAATGATGCCTCGCTAACATTTATTCCCGAGTCATCTGCTGCTTTAGGTTTCGGATTCAGAGGCGGATTCCTTGGATTATTACACATGGAAATTGTACAGGAACGTCTGGACAGAGAGTTTGACATGGACGTAATAACAACAGTTCCTAACGTTTCATACAAAGTTGTTACAACAAAGGGCGAAAAGCTAGATGTTCACAATCCATCTGGCTTACCGGCTCCTACCTTAATTGATTTTATTGAAGAACCATATATAAAAGCTCAGGTAATTACAAAAACAGAATATGTTGGTGCAATTATGAATTTATGCATCGACAAACGTGGGGTATTACTTAGTCAGACATATTTAACAACAGACAGAGTTGAGATCAATTTTGAAATGCCTCTTGCAGAAATTGTATTCGATTTTTATGATAAGCTAAAAAGTATTTCAAAAGGATATGCTTCATTTGACTACCACCCTACCGAATACAAACAGGCTAAACTTGTAAAACTTGATATACTTTTAAATGGTGAGCAGGTTGATGCTCTTTCAACATTAATTCATTTTGACAATGCTTACCCTTTTGGTCGTCGCATGTGCGAAAAGTTAAAAGAATTAATTCCCCGTCAACAATACGAAGTTGCTATACAAGCAGCAATCGGATCAAAAATTATTGCAAGAGAAACAATAAGTGCAATGAGAAAAGATGTTACTGCTAAATGTTATGGCGGTGATATTTCCCGTAAACGCAAGTTGTTAGAAAAACAGAAAAAAGGAAAAAAGAGAATGCGTCAGATAGGTACTGTAGAAGTTCCACAATCAGCATTCCTTGCAGTATTAAAGCTTGATTAA
- the rlmB gene encoding 23S rRNA (guanosine(2251)-2'-O)-methyltransferase RlmB: MSERSKSSIYGIHAIIEAIRSGKEIEKLFLSKQASGELFKELFALARESNIPTQFVPNEKLNRMTSKVHQGAIAYTSEITFYKIEQILPGIYEKGETPLLLILDSITDVRNFGAIVRTAECAGVHAIIIPVKGAATINADAVKTSAGALHTVPICREKSINQTITYLKQSGVQIIAATEKVDKIYYNADFVLPTAIIMGSEDEGIQSSILVLADNAVKIPLAGSIASLNVSVATGVLLFEVVKQRNS; encoded by the coding sequence ATGTCAGAAAGAAGTAAAAGTTCAATATACGGAATACATGCAATTATTGAGGCAATCCGCTCCGGAAAAGAAATCGAGAAATTATTTCTAAGTAAGCAGGCAAGTGGTGAGTTATTTAAAGAACTTTTTGCACTTGCTCGCGAGAGTAATATTCCTACTCAGTTTGTTCCAAACGAAAAGTTGAATAGGATGACTTCAAAAGTACATCAGGGAGCTATTGCCTATACTTCAGAAATAACATTTTACAAAATTGAACAGATTTTACCGGGAATTTATGAAAAAGGAGAGACTCCTTTACTTTTAATTCTAGACAGTATAACTGATGTGAGAAATTTTGGTGCTATTGTCAGAACTGCTGAGTGTGCCGGTGTTCATGCAATTATTATTCCTGTAAAAGGTGCAGCTACTATTAATGCCGATGCAGTAAAAACCTCTGCAGGCGCTTTGCACACTGTTCCAATTTGTCGCGAAAAATCTATTAACCAAACTATAACTTACTTAAAGCAAAGTGGGGTGCAGATTATTGCTGCAACAGAGAAAGTTGATAAGATTTATTATAACGCTGATTTTGTTCTTCCTACTGCAATAATTATGGGTTCTGAGGATGAAGGAATACAATCTTCAATTTTAGTACTTGCCGATAACGCTGTAAAAATTCCTTTAGCAGGAAGTATTGCTTCTTTAAATGTTTCTGTGGCAACAGGTGTTTTACTTTTTGAAGTGGTAAAGCAAAGGAATAGTTAA